From one Anaerotruncus rubiinfantis genomic stretch:
- a CDS encoding xylulokinase: MFFLTAVAKKEPKKGDVHWMNSYTIGVDFGGGAAKATLLREDGTVVTISQREYPTYYPENGWAEHDPDGHYDALCYCIRTLFEKSGVAPDAVSALAISAGSQQAVYLDENDRPVRRAIYWSDNRGAAYAQDLWQNHRDLVYSQCFNVAAPSRTLTHMMWIRDHEPENYKRIKKILFMKDYIRYRLTGDFVTDFIDAMGSLMMDVPNRRWSEELCAFAGLSPSILPKIINPEDIIGPLTPQAIADTGLSPRTKVVTGSTDTVLEVYANGAISQGDATIKLATAGRICVITDRHLDDPMLINYLHLVPGLWYPGAGTKSCASSFRWYRDTLSAGEMMQAEKDGRDAYDLMDEMAAAIPPGSDDLYFHPYLQGENTPYYDSDLRASFIGARLFHTKAHFTRAVLEGVGYSMKDSLDRVVSTGATVKQANILGGGAKSPLWRQIIADMLGVELVMTKNSDSSLGAAMLAGVGIGMFSSYESSVKTCVKHDPTVHVVPNPETAGIYAEKFKIYREIHDAMAPVYKKISRP, translated from the coding sequence TTGTTCTTCTTGACCGCTGTTGCTAAAAAAGAACCGAAGAAAGGGGATGTACACTGGATGAATAGTTATACAATCGGTGTAGACTTTGGCGGAGGCGCGGCAAAAGCGACTCTGCTCAGAGAAGATGGTACTGTTGTCACGATTTCTCAGCGTGAATATCCCACATACTACCCCGAGAACGGGTGGGCAGAGCATGACCCGGATGGACACTATGATGCGTTATGCTATTGCATTCGCACATTATTCGAGAAGTCCGGTGTTGCCCCGGATGCAGTGTCAGCTCTGGCAATTTCTGCGGGGTCTCAGCAAGCTGTCTATCTGGACGAAAACGACAGGCCCGTCCGCCGGGCGATCTATTGGAGTGATAATCGGGGCGCGGCCTATGCGCAGGACCTGTGGCAAAATCATCGTGACCTGGTATATTCCCAGTGCTTTAATGTGGCGGCTCCCAGCCGAACATTGACACATATGATGTGGATCCGGGATCATGAACCGGAGAATTATAAACGCATCAAAAAAATTCTGTTTATGAAGGACTACATTCGTTACCGTCTCACTGGCGACTTTGTCACCGACTTTATCGATGCTATGGGATCTTTGATGATGGATGTCCCAAATCGGAGATGGTCGGAGGAGCTCTGTGCTTTTGCGGGGCTCTCTCCCTCCATCTTGCCCAAGATTATCAATCCCGAGGATATCATCGGACCACTTACGCCGCAGGCGATCGCTGACACAGGTCTTAGCCCGCGCACAAAGGTCGTGACAGGATCGACAGATACGGTGCTGGAAGTCTATGCCAATGGAGCGATCAGTCAGGGGGACGCCACCATCAAGTTGGCGACAGCCGGTCGGATTTGTGTCATCACAGACCGGCATTTGGACGATCCCATGCTTATCAACTACCTGCACCTAGTCCCAGGCCTGTGGTATCCAGGAGCTGGCACCAAATCATGTGCATCTTCCTTCAGATGGTACCGGGATACGCTATCAGCAGGGGAGATGATGCAGGCGGAAAAAGACGGGCGGGACGCTTATGATCTGATGGATGAAATGGCGGCCGCCATACCTCCGGGGAGCGACGATCTCTACTTCCATCCCTATTTGCAAGGAGAAAACACCCCTTATTATGACAGTGACCTAAGGGCAAGCTTTATAGGCGCACGCCTTTTCCATACAAAGGCGCATTTTACAAGAGCGGTGCTGGAAGGCGTTGGTTACTCGATGAAGGACAGCCTTGACCGAGTGGTGAGCACGGGCGCAACGGTCAAACAGGCAAATATTCTGGGAGGCGGCGCAAAGTCTCCACTGTGGCGTCAAATCATTGCTGATATGCTGGGCGTAGAGCTTGTTATGACAAAAAACAGCGACTCTTCTCTGGGTGCGGCGATGTTGGCAGGCGTGGGAATCGGAATGTTTTCCTCTTATGAGAGCAGCGTGAAAACCTGCGTGAAACATGATCCCACAGTTCATGTGGTTCCAAATCCGGAGACGGCGGGGATTTATGCGGAGAAATTTAAAATCTATAGGGAAATCCATGATGCAATGGCCCCGGTTTATAAAAAGATCAGCAGACCATGA
- a CDS encoding TRAP transporter substrate-binding protein, whose product MKKRIVALLLSGLTLALLVACGNNNQPAASDSTASSPETAGSGEVYELSLGHIQNPGHDLYIAIENFAKAMEEQSNGKVKITVYPSSQLGTEREMIEQCIMGTLDITHSDPAGWSTGLSLPEVGVFGLPFLYDGLESQKALIEEVALEELQNRMIPKGVHPFLIYSNGIRHTICKTKPINTMEDLSGLKMRCPENPLFVDTWNLLKCQSVTMPWGEVYTGLSQGVADAAEADAVGIVNTNLQEVGKYYSRTAHMGGLFIISMNVDKWNSLPADIQQLFVKVATESSEMQIKNRKTSDDAAEKAIADAGVQINDVSAEERQKMREAVQPMYDEYIEQYNMEDLVKRMMEVVG is encoded by the coding sequence ATGAAAAAGAGAATCGTTGCCTTGTTGTTAAGTGGATTGACTCTCGCATTACTTGTTGCGTGCGGAAACAACAATCAGCCCGCGGCCAGTGACAGTACAGCCAGCAGCCCCGAAACAGCGGGTAGTGGAGAAGTGTATGAGCTGTCTCTGGGCCATATCCAAAACCCTGGACATGACCTGTATATTGCAATCGAAAATTTTGCCAAGGCAATGGAAGAACAGTCAAATGGAAAAGTAAAGATCACTGTTTATCCTAGCAGCCAATTGGGCACTGAACGGGAAATGATTGAGCAGTGCATCATGGGAACTCTGGATATCACTCACAGCGATCCTGCAGGGTGGTCTACCGGACTTAGCCTGCCTGAAGTAGGCGTATTTGGGCTTCCGTTTCTCTATGATGGACTGGAGTCTCAAAAAGCGCTAATCGAAGAGGTGGCGCTGGAAGAACTTCAGAATCGTATGATTCCGAAAGGAGTACATCCATTCTTGATTTATTCCAACGGTATCCGTCACACCATCTGTAAAACCAAACCGATCAATACGATGGAGGATCTGTCAGGTCTGAAGATGCGCTGCCCCGAAAATCCTCTGTTTGTTGACACTTGGAATCTTTTGAAATGCCAATCTGTTACCATGCCTTGGGGGGAAGTTTATACGGGCCTTTCTCAAGGGGTTGCGGATGCGGCCGAAGCTGACGCTGTCGGTATTGTGAATACGAACCTGCAGGAAGTGGGCAAGTATTATTCCCGCACAGCACACATGGGCGGCTTGTTTATCATCTCCATGAATGTGGACAAGTGGAACAGCCTTCCTGCGGATATCCAGCAGCTGTTCGTCAAAGTGGCTACCGAAAGTTCGGAAATGCAGATCAAGAATCGCAAAACCTCCGATGATGCGGCCGAAAAGGCCATTGCTGATGCGGGTGTGCAGATCAACGACGTCAGCGCCGAAGAGCGCCAAAAGATGCGTGAAGCAGTCCAGCCTATGTATGATGAATATATCGAACAGTACAATATGGAAGATCTTGTCAAACGTATGATGGAGGTTGTTGGATAA
- a CDS encoding TRAP transporter small permease encodes MKNFEKIDRGFETVQTMISMIFFIIMLFLGAVQVIGRYAFSASPPWCEELIRFSCIWMVFIGSGLTIRDDAHVSVDILLGFMKNNKARCWLYVISRLTAVVFLILFFPASIDLIVRSGSSRAAALPLPYTYVYLAIPVGIVSMLLSYVSAIPKYSIKYKKGEL; translated from the coding sequence ATGAAAAATTTTGAAAAAATCGATAGAGGATTTGAGACGGTACAGACCATGATCAGTATGATATTTTTTATCATCATGCTGTTTCTGGGCGCCGTGCAAGTAATTGGGCGGTACGCGTTCAGCGCTTCTCCGCCTTGGTGTGAGGAACTGATCCGTTTTTCCTGTATTTGGATGGTGTTCATTGGCTCTGGGCTGACCATTCGGGATGACGCCCACGTATCGGTAGATATCCTGCTTGGCTTTATGAAGAACAACAAGGCTCGTTGTTGGCTGTATGTTATTTCCCGATTAACTGCCGTTGTCTTTCTGATTCTATTTTTCCCGGCTTCCATTGATCTGATAGTTAGATCTGGATCTTCGCGAGCCGCTGCGCTTCCGCTTCCTTATACTTATGTCTATTTGGCAATCCCGGTAGGTATTGTAAGTATGCTGCTTTCTTATGTCAGCGCAATCCCCAAATATTCCATCAAATATAAGAAAGGAGAGCTGTAG
- a CDS encoding TRAP transporter large permease, whose amino-acid sequence MLVFAAVSLLLFLVIGVPVSFAIGLSGVLALMFCSDVPILMAVQQMVRGMNSFPMMAGPFFILAGEILGGARLSERIINFARSLVSWARGGLGYVCVVANMIFAGISGSGAATMSAIGSLTVPELDKAGYERPFVAALIAGSGSLGPIIPPSVNMIVYGSLTGYSIGKLFIGGLGPGILIGLFLMVFCYFYARKKNIDPPAARFDWRALWKSFKDAFFALVTPLIIIGGVITGIFTATEAGIIACLYGLICGFFFYKTLTIKDMVPIFRRAISSSAMLIVLMGIANIYSYIFAKEAVGDSIKEFLLGVSSDPTVIVLLVIGIMLVIGCFMETVAAMVVILPVIYPIVMSLGVDPLVFGVLFSISTVVGGLTPPVGLYLFLSMNMTKAPFKSVIRYMYPVVGIVLLVMILILIFPAIATFMPDLLMG is encoded by the coding sequence ATGCTTGTATTTGCAGCGGTTAGTCTTTTGCTCTTCCTTGTAATTGGAGTTCCGGTTAGTTTTGCAATTGGCCTTTCGGGAGTCCTGGCGCTGATGTTTTGCAGCGATGTACCAATCCTGATGGCGGTACAACAAATGGTTCGAGGGATGAATTCCTTTCCAATGATGGCAGGTCCTTTTTTTATTCTTGCAGGTGAAATTTTGGGCGGTGCCAGATTGTCAGAACGGATCATTAATTTTGCCAGATCCCTTGTATCATGGGCAAGAGGTGGTTTGGGATATGTGTGTGTCGTTGCAAACATGATTTTTGCCGGTATTTCAGGTTCCGGCGCCGCCACCATGAGCGCAATCGGTTCTCTTACTGTTCCAGAGCTGGATAAGGCAGGCTATGAACGGCCATTTGTTGCCGCGCTGATTGCGGGTTCCGGTTCCTTAGGCCCCATTATTCCTCCCAGCGTGAATATGATTGTCTATGGTTCATTGACTGGGTATTCCATTGGTAAACTGTTTATCGGCGGCCTTGGCCCCGGAATCCTGATTGGTTTATTTTTGATGGTTTTCTGTTATTTTTATGCACGCAAAAAAAATATTGATCCGCCTGCCGCCCGCTTTGACTGGCGGGCTTTGTGGAAGAGTTTCAAAGACGCCTTCTTTGCATTGGTTACTCCGCTGATCATCATCGGAGGCGTGATCACCGGCATTTTCACTGCGACAGAAGCCGGTATCATCGCATGTTTATATGGCCTTATCTGCGGTTTCTTTTTCTATAAAACACTGACGATCAAGGATATGGTTCCCATTTTCAGACGTGCGATTTCCTCTTCTGCCATGCTGATTGTGTTGATGGGTATTGCCAATATCTATTCTTACATTTTTGCAAAGGAAGCTGTGGGAGACAGCATCAAGGAATTCCTTTTGGGCGTGTCCAGCGATCCGACGGTGATCGTTCTGCTCGTTATCGGTATTATGCTGGTAATTGGCTGCTTCATGGAAACAGTGGCCGCGATGGTTGTTATTCTTCCCGTCATTTATCCCATCGTTATGAGTTTGGGCGTAGACCCGCTTGTATTCGGCGTGCTGTTCTCCATCTCCACCGTGGTAGGAGGGCTAACCCCGCCTGTGGGGCTGTATCTTTTCCTCTCCATGAATATGACCAAAGCTCCCTTCAAGAGCGTCATTCGTTATATGTATCCGGTTGTGGGAATTGTGCTGCTGGTTATGATTTTGATTCTCATATTCCCGGCAATCGCGACATTCATGCCGGATTTGCTCATGGGATAG
- a CDS encoding glycerol dehydrogenase: protein MLDSRTRAFGSAMTYIQGPGELDKIEEYSRVYTNRVFFLIDGFLFPTLKERIENIFSKSDSVCICEACRGECCYSEINRITELVKEHKAGLIVGAGGGKTIDIAKMVANSLFFPYFIVPTSAATDAPVSGLAVVYTDTGEHLEAVMLKRSADIVLMDSNLIAGAPIRLFRAGMADALATWFEAQARERSESPNNIGKGYLRCKAGMAIARLSYDLLMEDGLRALRDLEIGAVTDAVENIIETNTLLSGLGFQNTGCSVAHAIHAGLAELPETHSYLHGEKVAFGIVCGFAFENTPMDIVDKVMQFMVEAGIPVTLSDLGVEATPENIFKIADKVVNRNRTIYAEPLVINIDTVSAAIISANALGERYKARFKNK, encoded by the coding sequence ATGCTAGATTCACGAACTCGTGCATTTGGTTCTGCCATGACCTATATCCAAGGACCAGGGGAATTGGACAAGATTGAAGAATATAGCCGTGTCTATACCAATCGCGTTTTTTTCTTAATTGATGGTTTTCTGTTTCCGACTCTTAAAGAGCGTATTGAAAATATTTTTAGCAAAAGCGATTCCGTATGTATCTGTGAAGCCTGCAGAGGCGAGTGCTGTTATAGCGAAATTAACCGGATTACAGAACTGGTCAAGGAACATAAGGCTGGCTTGATTGTTGGCGCCGGAGGAGGCAAGACCATCGACATTGCCAAAATGGTGGCGAATTCGCTTTTCTTTCCCTACTTCATTGTTCCCACTTCTGCGGCTACGGATGCGCCGGTCAGCGGTTTGGCAGTAGTGTATACGGACACCGGAGAGCATCTGGAAGCCGTTATGCTCAAGCGCAGCGCCGACATCGTCTTAATGGACTCAAACCTGATTGCTGGAGCTCCAATCAGACTGTTCCGGGCGGGAATGGCAGATGCGTTGGCCACATGGTTTGAAGCTCAGGCGCGCGAACGATCCGAGTCTCCGAACAATATCGGAAAAGGGTATCTTCGCTGTAAAGCAGGTATGGCGATTGCTCGCCTATCCTATGATTTGCTTATGGAGGATGGCCTGCGTGCACTTAGAGACTTGGAGATAGGCGCTGTTACCGATGCGGTGGAAAACATCATCGAAACCAATACGCTGTTGAGTGGTCTTGGGTTCCAGAACACCGGTTGCAGCGTGGCACATGCAATTCATGCCGGCCTCGCGGAGCTCCCGGAGACCCATTCCTACCTACATGGCGAAAAGGTAGCTTTTGGCATCGTCTGTGGGTTTGCTTTTGAAAATACACCCATGGATATTGTTGATAAGGTGATGCAATTCATGGTGGAAGCTGGTATCCCTGTGACGCTTTCAGACCTTGGCGTAGAGGCGACCCCGGAAAATATCTTTAAAATCGCAGATAAGGTTGTTAATCGTAACAGGACAATTTATGCAGAGCCGCTGGTCATTAATATCGACACTGTTTCTGCGGCCATTATTTCTGCCAACGCGCTGGGTGAGCGCTATAAGGCGCGTTTTAAGAACAAATAA
- a CDS encoding electron transfer flavoprotein subunit beta/FixA family protein, whose product MNILVLLKQVQKSEEVRLKEDFSIDRSRGKQELNPADKSALLAASELRQKLGGQITCITMGPESAKAVLYEGAMYGADRLIHICDPAFAGSDTLATSRILARAIERAGLPDIILCGRRTIDGETGQVGPQLAARLHYSCISNVTSVEKAEVSSIHIRRLLEDRIHTLSGRLPLVLCMCESNILSQLPTLKQIRMASSIVIERISNQELKLSSKEYGKGGSPTQVRSVQTRMQGLRNTRFISNLEDMTVQICHRIQKQEEEET is encoded by the coding sequence TTGAATATTTTGGTATTACTCAAACAAGTGCAAAAATCGGAAGAAGTTCGGCTCAAGGAGGATTTTTCCATTGACCGTTCCAGAGGTAAGCAAGAACTGAACCCGGCAGACAAAAGCGCTTTGCTGGCAGCTTCCGAACTGAGGCAGAAACTTGGAGGCCAAATTACTTGTATCACCATGGGGCCGGAATCTGCAAAGGCAGTATTATATGAGGGCGCAATGTATGGAGCGGACCGCCTGATCCATATTTGCGACCCTGCCTTTGCAGGCTCCGACACTTTAGCAACATCGAGAATTCTTGCAAGGGCAATTGAGCGAGCGGGCCTCCCGGATATCATTTTGTGTGGAAGGCGTACAATTGATGGGGAAACCGGACAGGTCGGGCCCCAGCTTGCTGCCCGCTTACATTATTCCTGTATCAGCAATGTCACATCTGTCGAAAAAGCAGAAGTGAGTTCGATCCATATTCGTCGCCTGTTAGAAGACCGGATACATACCCTATCAGGGAGGCTGCCGCTTGTCCTGTGTATGTGTGAAAGCAATATCTTAAGTCAGTTGCCAACATTAAAGCAGATCCGTATGGCCTCCTCGATTGTTATCGAGCGTATCAGCAACCAGGAGCTCAAGCTTTCCTCCAAGGAATATGGGAAAGGCGGTTCCCCAACACAAGTTAGATCTGTCCAAACACGGATGCAGGGCCTTAGAAATACGCGATTTATATCAAACTTAGAGGATATGACGGTGCAAATATGCCATCGTATCCAAAAGCAAGAGGAGGAGGAGACGTGA
- a CDS encoding electron transfer flavoprotein subunit alpha/FixB family protein — protein MKGEYWVCAGSESASALGLLSFLRSSLSASDATVAVISSDSQTEALFAAGAHKLYAVPDASEERLVWDVVDLCRKHLPVVLLFPATIRLRQAASQISAILECGLCADCTGLSLQDDGQLLMIRPAYGEHLIAEILCKHTHLQMATVRPGIFLPSFCYSRYGEIVSTCSRSEKTFEGLITLLEETSLHQEPLSDSRLIIAGGKGIGSQGFSKLRQLVSLTGASLGASRAAVNAGYAPYCYQVGLTGTIVHPKTYIAFGISGAVQHLAGMNASGYVIAVNTDPKAPIFDYADLSFVGSWEPLVDALIQHFSAKQFS, from the coding sequence GTGAAAGGTGAATATTGGGTGTGTGCCGGTTCGGAGTCCGCTTCCGCGCTGGGATTGCTCTCATTCCTTCGTTCATCGTTATCTGCGTCTGATGCTACGGTCGCTGTGATTTCGTCAGATTCTCAGACGGAAGCGCTTTTTGCCGCGGGAGCGCACAAGCTATATGCGGTGCCCGATGCTTCCGAAGAACGCCTCGTATGGGATGTTGTTGACTTGTGCCGGAAACACTTGCCGGTTGTCCTTTTGTTCCCCGCCACCATTCGGCTGCGTCAGGCCGCGTCTCAGATTTCGGCCATACTTGAATGTGGGCTATGTGCAGACTGCACAGGGCTTTCTCTGCAGGACGACGGACAATTGCTCATGATCCGCCCGGCCTATGGCGAACATTTGATTGCTGAGATTTTGTGCAAGCACACACACCTTCAAATGGCTACTGTTCGCCCGGGAATTTTTCTTCCTTCGTTTTGTTATTCGCGGTACGGCGAAATCGTTTCTACCTGTTCACGATCTGAAAAAACCTTTGAAGGCCTGATTACACTTCTGGAGGAAACTTCTCTGCATCAGGAGCCGCTGTCCGATTCCCGGCTTATTATAGCGGGTGGCAAGGGGATCGGCAGTCAAGGATTTTCAAAATTGCGGCAGCTTGTCTCGTTGACAGGTGCCTCTCTCGGCGCTAGTCGGGCGGCCGTGAACGCCGGTTATGCACCTTACTGCTATCAAGTCGGGTTGACCGGGACGATTGTGCACCCTAAGACTTATATTGCGTTCGGAATCTCCGGCGCGGTTCAGCATCTAGCTGGGATGAATGCGTCAGGTTATGTTATTGCGGTCAACACCGACCCCAAAGCGCCCATCTTCGACTATGCAGACCTTTCTTTTGTGGGATCATGGGAGCCTCTGGTAGACGCGCTAATCCAGCATTTTTCAGCTAAGCAGTTCAGTTGA
- the pdxA gene encoding 4-hydroxythreonine-4-phosphate dehydrogenase PdxA has product MKPRIGITMGDPAGIGAEITVKALAHEEIYGQCIPIVIGDYVPLREAIDFCGLKLNLREIQSAEEAQGNFGTIDYINLDLLTPGSFTYKNVQKLCGEASFQYIVKGIQMAMDRKIQAVVTGPINKESINLADHHYSGHTEIFADYTHTPDYAMLLIGQNLKVIHVTTHCSMRDACDYIKHDRVLSVIKLADEGMRLLGNGNPKIAVAGLNAHSSENGLFGWEEEKEIIPAIEDARKVGICVDGPVPPDTVFVKCAAGQYDIVVAMYHDQGHIPLKLSGFKLDLETNRYSSLSGVNCTIGLPIIRSSVDHGTAYGKAGEGRANEESMMDAIQTGIIMAKNKFDL; this is encoded by the coding sequence ATGAAGCCTAGAATCGGAATTACAATGGGTGATCCCGCAGGAATTGGAGCGGAGATCACTGTAAAAGCGCTCGCGCATGAGGAAATTTATGGACAGTGCATTCCTATTGTTATTGGAGACTATGTTCCATTAAGGGAAGCCATTGATTTTTGTGGATTAAAACTCAATTTGCGGGAGATACAGTCCGCTGAAGAAGCCCAGGGGAATTTTGGGACAATCGACTACATAAATTTGGATCTGTTGACTCCGGGAAGCTTCACCTATAAAAATGTACAGAAGTTGTGTGGAGAAGCATCTTTTCAGTATATCGTCAAGGGGATTCAGATGGCCATGGATCGCAAAATTCAGGCGGTTGTCACGGGTCCGATCAACAAGGAATCGATCAATCTGGCCGATCACCATTACAGTGGCCACACGGAGATCTTTGCCGATTATACCCATACTCCAGATTATGCGATGCTGTTGATCGGTCAAAACCTCAAGGTCATTCATGTGACAACACATTGTTCGATGCGGGACGCATGCGATTACATTAAACACGACCGCGTGCTGTCTGTGATCAAATTGGCGGATGAAGGGATGCGCCTTTTGGGAAATGGGAACCCCAAAATCGCGGTCGCGGGACTGAACGCGCACAGCTCTGAAAACGGCCTGTTCGGCTGGGAGGAAGAAAAAGAGATTATCCCGGCGATCGAGGATGCCCGGAAGGTGGGAATTTGTGTGGATGGTCCGGTTCCGCCAGACACGGTATTTGTGAAATGTGCGGCGGGGCAATACGATATTGTAGTCGCTATGTATCATGACCAGGGACACATTCCTTTGAAGCTAAGCGGATTTAAACTGGATTTGGAAACCAACCGCTATTCCTCTCTCAGTGGTGTAAACTGTACGATTGGGCTGCCGATCATCCGTTCTTCTGTAGATCATGGTACCGCTTATGGGAAAGCCGGCGAGGGCCGTGCCAATGAAGAAAGTATGATGGACGCCATTCAAACCGGAATCATTATGGCAAAAAACAAATTTGATTTGTAA
- a CDS encoding alcohol dehydrogenase catalytic domain-containing protein gives MNQKTMCGVLKESPAPGAVYRTDLPVPKVGPNDILVKIRAVAICGTDLHIMEWNAYASERVPAPMVFGHEFSGDIVEVGSNVTEFKVGDRIAAETHIPCNHCQQCVTGHRHICENMKIIGVHVPGAFAEYISIPQDCAYKIADSVSYKMGAMLEPMGVGVHGVSVADVEDKNVVIFGCGPIGLMAIGAAKVWGAKKIVAVDVFDDKLEIAKKMGAAVCVNSKFQVATEIIPKAFDGAYADVVIDYTGANSAILQGLASVKKGGKMVLVGLTNKELSLDLSNQIIYKELTIVGVTGRLMYQTWKECEEILESDDFHLDAVVGGIYPLESFQSAFDDIQAGKPGKMILVPRTSQDIE, from the coding sequence ATGAATCAAAAAACAATGTGTGGAGTTTTGAAAGAAAGTCCGGCTCCCGGTGCAGTTTACCGCACCGACCTGCCGGTTCCCAAAGTAGGTCCCAATGACATTCTGGTCAAGATTCGTGCAGTTGCTATCTGTGGCACGGATCTACATATTATGGAATGGAACGCTTATGCATCCGAACGCGTACCGGCCCCAATGGTATTCGGGCATGAATTTTCTGGCGATATTGTTGAGGTTGGCTCAAATGTAACTGAGTTCAAGGTGGGTGATCGGATTGCGGCCGAGACGCATATCCCTTGCAACCACTGCCAGCAATGCGTAACCGGTCACCGTCATATTTGCGAAAATATGAAGATCATCGGCGTGCATGTACCTGGCGCGTTTGCTGAGTACATCTCTATTCCGCAGGATTGCGCCTATAAAATAGCCGACAGCGTCAGCTATAAAATGGGAGCGATGCTGGAGCCCATGGGCGTCGGCGTTCATGGTGTTTCTGTTGCTGATGTGGAAGACAAAAATGTTGTGATTTTTGGTTGTGGTCCGATTGGCCTAATGGCGATTGGTGCGGCTAAGGTTTGGGGTGCGAAAAAGATTGTTGCCGTTGACGTATTTGACGACAAGTTGGAAATTGCCAAAAAAATGGGCGCGGCTGTCTGCGTAAACTCCAAGTTCCAAGTAGCCACGGAAATCATTCCAAAGGCATTTGACGGTGCATATGCCGATGTTGTGATCGATTATACAGGCGCAAATTCGGCCATTTTACAGGGACTTGCCTCTGTTAAAAAGGGTGGGAAAATGGTTCTGGTGGGATTGACAAATAAAGAATTAAGTCTCGATTTGTCAAACCAGATCATTTATAAGGAGCTGACGATCGTTGGCGTAACAGGCCGGCTGATGTATCAAACCTGGAAAGAGTGTGAAGAAATTCTGGAATCTGACGACTTTCATTTAGACGCCGTGGTAGGCGGTATTTATCCGCTGGAATCATTTCAGTCCGCTTTTGATGACATTCAGGCTGGAAAGCCCGGAAAAATGATTTTAGTACCTAGGACATCACAAGATATTGAATGA
- a CDS encoding four-carbon acid sugar kinase family protein → MNEHAKMVRFLILADDFTGAMDTGVQFSKKGFRTWVTAERFPDFKYLFSKYDVLSMDLETRHLTKEEAYAVVYRTALAAYKVGVRHFYKKTDSALRGNIGAELSALLDASKMDVLHFAPAFPQNGRITKNGLQYVNGTLLENSVFAKDPFEPIKFSSVSDIIFQQSKTPVIQISADGNWGSTDVSPTPKIVVYDASTDADLDKIGGRVFKEDETCVLSGCAGFADALCRILPDQIKHPFCRSPEETVLLVAGSVNQITIDQMQYAKEIGYASFTLTPAQKYSSDFVQGGECERLAKQIADTIKKHKRVLIESVSERSQLNVADACQRDGFFIKKMRGLVCKNISELVVMVFKQVKLGSLAVFGGDSLYETMKRLGSKGIEPQMELSSGVVVSMSQVNDQPFCVISKSGGLGTLELAEQIDRFMAESRDANYFQ, encoded by the coding sequence TTGAATGAGCATGCAAAAATGGTACGGTTTTTAATTCTTGCAGATGATTTCACAGGAGCAATGGACACCGGCGTTCAGTTTTCGAAAAAGGGGTTTCGGACTTGGGTAACCGCCGAGCGCTTCCCGGATTTCAAATATCTGTTTTCTAAATATGACGTTTTGTCCATGGATTTGGAAACGCGGCATTTGACAAAAGAGGAAGCATATGCGGTTGTATATCGGACTGCTTTGGCTGCCTACAAGGTAGGGGTTCGTCATTTTTATAAAAAAACGGACTCCGCTTTGCGTGGGAACATTGGAGCTGAATTATCCGCACTGCTAGATGCATCCAAAATGGATGTGCTGCACTTTGCTCCTGCTTTTCCTCAAAATGGACGTATCACAAAAAATGGGCTCCAGTATGTAAATGGGACACTTTTAGAAAACAGCGTTTTCGCAAAAGACCCCTTTGAGCCAATAAAATTCAGTAGTGTGTCAGATATCATTTTCCAACAAAGCAAAACACCTGTAATCCAGATTTCAGCCGATGGGAATTGGGGGAGCACAGATGTTTCTCCTACTCCTAAAATAGTTGTCTATGATGCCAGTACGGATGCTGATTTGGATAAAATTGGAGGTCGTGTCTTTAAGGAAGATGAGACGTGTGTTTTATCCGGATGCGCCGGATTTGCAGATGCTTTGTGCAGAATACTTCCCGATCAGATCAAACATCCCTTCTGTAGAAGCCCGGAAGAAACCGTGTTATTAGTGGCGGGAAGTGTAAATCAAATTACGATTGACCAAATGCAATATGCCAAAGAGATAGGTTATGCATCATTTACTCTAACACCAGCACAAAAATACTCCTCAGATTTTGTACAAGGCGGAGAATGTGAAAGGTTAGCAAAGCAGATTGCAGATACGATTAAAAAACACAAACGTGTGTTGATCGAGTCAGTCAGCGAAAGAAGCCAGTTGAATGTGGCGGATGCCTGCCAGAGAGACGGCTTTTTCATAAAAAAAATGCGGGGGCTTGTCTGCAAAAATATCAGCGAGTTGGTTGTCATGGTTTTCAAGCAGGTCAAGCTTGGAAGCCTGGCTGTATTCGGTGGTGATTCTCTTTACGAAACCATGAAACGGCTCGGAAGCAAAGGAATAGAACCACAGATGGAGTTGTCTTCTGGTGTGGTGGTGTCTATGTCGCAAGTAAATGATCAGCCGTTTTGTGTGATATCGAAGTCTGGAGGACTTGGTACCTTAGAGCTCGCGGAACAAATCGATCGATTTATGGCAGAATCTAGGGATGCAAATTATTTCCAATAA